From a region of the Rhinolophus sinicus isolate RSC01 linkage group LG04, ASM3656204v1, whole genome shotgun sequence genome:
- the TRIML1 gene encoding putative E3 ubiquitin-protein ligase TRIML1 has product MSFLEKMSTADLMENLREELTCFICLDYFTSPVTTECGHSFCLVCLLRSWKKHNSPLSCPECWRTLEAPHFQPNERLGRLAGIGKQLRSQVLQSEGKQGPYGRMLEATQVSPDDEQGINDFSTQCHGLNRVYLSSEAEEHHKEKLQEILNLLRKKKKETQVILTHEKERVMLCKEETKTCKQVVVSEYIKMHQFLKEEEQLQLQLLEKEERENLKKLRDSEIKLTQQVRSLSKMIGQIESTCQNSIIESFEDVKATLERSEPLLLQCPETTITELSLCRITGMREMLRKFSTDIILDPATANAYLVLSEDLKSVKYGGIRQQLPDNPERFDQSATVLGAQSFTCGRHYWEVEVGNKTEWEVGICKDSVSRKGNLPKPAGDLFSLIGLKIGDDYSLWVSSPLKGQHVREPVHKVGVFLDYEAGHIAFYNVMEESLIYSFPPVSFQEALRPIFSPCLPNEGTNTGPLTICSLNSYV; this is encoded by the exons ATGTCCTTCTTAGAGAAAATGTCTACAGCAGATCTGATGGAGAATCTCAGGGAAGAACTGACCTGTTTCATCTGCTTGGACTATTTCACCAGCCCAGTGACCACTGAATGTGGGCACAGCTTTTGTCTTGTGTGTCTCCTGAGGAGCTGGAAGAAACATAACAGTCCTTTATCTTGCCCTGAGTGCTGGAGGACCTTGGAGGCCCCTCATTTCCAGCCCAATGAGCGTTTGGGGAGGCTGGCTGGTATCGGCAAGCAACTCAGATCCCAGGTGCTGCAGAGTGAGGGCAAACAAGGCCCCTATGGGAGAATGCTGGAAGCTACTCAGGTGTCCCCTGATGATGAGCAGGGTATAAACGATTTCTCAACTCAGTGTCATGGATTAAACAGAGTGTATCTCTCGAGTGAGGCTGAGGAACATCACAAA GAGAAACTCCAGGAAATCCTTAATCTTTTGcgtaaaaagaaaaaggaaactcagGTTATATTAACCCACGAGAAGGAGAGAGTGATGTTGTGTAAG GAAGAGACAAAGACTTGCAAGCAAGTTGTTGTGtcagaatacataaaaatgcaCCAGTTCCTGAAAgaggaggagcagctgcagctCCAGTTactggaaaaagaggaaagagagaacctgaagaaactgagggacaGTGAGATCAAGCTGACCCAGCAAGTAAGAAGCTTAAGCAAAATGATTGGACAGATAGAGTCCACATGTCAGAATTCGATTATAGAATCTTTTGAG GATGTGAAAGCAACCCTGGAAAG GAGTGAGCCACTCTTGCTTCAGTGTCCAGAGACTACCATCACAGAACTGAGTCTGTGCCGTATCACTGGAATGAGGGAGATGCTCAGAAAATTCAGCA CAGATATAATTCTGGATCCAGCCACAGCCAATGCCTATCTTGTCTTGTCTGAGGATCTGAAAAGTGTGAAATATGGAGGGATCCGACAGCAGTTACCTGACAACCCAGAAAGATTTGACCAGTCTGCAACCGTGTTAGGTGCTCAGAGCTTCACCTGCGGGAGACACTACTGGGAGGTGGAAGTGGGCAACAAGACCGAGTGGGAAGTGGGCATCTGTAAGGACTCTGTGAGCAGAAAGGGGAATCTCCCAAAGCCAGCTGGGGACCTCTTCTCACTTATAGGCTTAAAAATTGGAGATGATTACAGTCTTTGGGTTTCATCCCCTTTAAAGGGTCAACATGTCAGAGAGCCTGTGCATAAGGTTGGTGTGTTCTTAGACTATGAGGCTGGACATATAGCATTCTACAATGTGATGGAAGAGTCCCTCATCTATAGCTTCCCTCCAGTCTCTTTCCAAGAGGCTCTCAGGCCCATCTTTTCTCCTTGCCTCCCAAATGAAGGGACAAACACAGGCCCTCTTACCATTTGCTCACTGAATAGCTATGTCTGA
- the TRIML2 gene encoding putative E3 ubiquitin-protein ligase TRIML2, with amino-acid sequence MSKSTSPQLQQQIPEDAYCEKHLETQLLFCDDDQIRLCTQCFQSQEHENHSVYGVQEAAENYRKLFQERLITLMEKLEIAKSLLADEQERMVMVQEEEQNFKEMLESENKMMFRLMTEENEMNFKSLQGGCIFNQNLREAPLSQMVGLEIEKKSQEALQKLNNLGRENMNKLKESEIRLSEHICSLEKITTELEKKCGESTLALLQDARYCLQRGGSLLFECLEPAQITDLSLCQIPGMNKMLKMLQRTITLDPKTAHPCLVLSEDLRSVRLRDVQQDVPGNPGRFDFRATVLGGESFTSGKHYWEVDVQKTTKWQLGIYEDPASRKCDVPKASIDKVLLMGFMVGTDWTFWVFPPLKRVSLGEQMHKVGVFLDYKNQQISFYDVTKRLLIYNFSHLAFQGALKPIFSLCIPNGGTNSDSLSMCLPDVSSCNGSISPQSSLL; translated from the exons ATGTCCAAAAGTACCAGCCCCCAGTTACAGCAACAAATCCCAGAAGATGCCTACTGTGAGAAACACCTGGAAACGCAACTGCTGTTCTGTGATGATGACCAAATCCGACTTTGCACCCAGTGCTTCCAGTCCCAGGAGCATGAGAATCACTCGGTGTATGGAGTACAAGAGGCTGCTGAGAATTATAGG AAATTATTCCAGGAGCGATTGATTACATTGATGGAGAAACTTGAAATAGCTAAAAGCCTGTTAGCTGACGAGCAAGAAAGAATGGTGATGGTTCAG GAAGAGGAGCAGAATTTTAAAGAGATGCTTGAGTCTGAAAATAAGATGATGTTTCGGTTGATGACTGAAGAGAATGAGATGAACTTCAAGAGCCTGCAAGGAGGTTGCATATTCAACCAGAACTTGAGAGAAGCCCCTCTGAGTCAAATGGTGGGgttagaaatagagaagaaatccCAGGAAGCGCTACAG AAACTGAACAATTTGGGGAGAGAGAACATGAATAAACTGAAGGAAAGTGAAATCAGGCTCTCTGAACATATCTGCAGCCTCGAAAAGATCACCACAGAACTAGAGAAGAAGTGTGGGGAATCCACCTTAGCATTGCTCCAG GATGCAAGATACTGTTTGCAACG TGGTGGGTCACTACTATTTGAATGTCTAGAGCCTGCCCAAATAACAGACTTGAGTTTATGCCAGATTCCAGGAATGAACAAAATGCTGAAAATGCTCCAAA GAACTATAACTTTGGATCCTAAAACAGCTCATCCCTGTCTTGTCTTATCTGAGGATCTGAGAAGTGTAAGACTCAGAGATGTTCAGCAGGATGTACCAGGCAACCCAGGGAGATTTGACTTCAGAGCCACTGTTTTGGGTGGGGAGAGTTTCACCTCCGGAAAGCACTACTGGGAGGTAGATGTACAAAAGACAACAAAGTGGCAGTTGGGTATATATGAAGACCCTGCTAGCAGAAAGTGTGATGTGCCCAAAGCTTCCATAGATAAAGTCTTACTCATGGGCTTCATGGTGGGAACCGACTGGACCTTCTGGGTCTTTCCGCCTTTAAAAAGGGTCTCCTTGGGAGAGCAGATGCACAAAGTTGGAGTTTTCCTAGACTATAAGAATCAGCAGATATCATTCTATGATGTGACAAAGAGACTCCTCATTTACAATTTCTCACATCTTGCCTTCCAAGGAGCCCTGAAgcctatattttctctttgtatcccAAATGGGGGCACAAATTCAGACTCTCTTAGCATGTGCCTCCCGGATGTTTCTTCTTGTAATGGTAGTATTAGCCCTCAGTCTTCTTTGTTGTGA